A DNA window from Vigna angularis cultivar LongXiaoDou No.4 chromosome 1, ASM1680809v1, whole genome shotgun sequence contains the following coding sequences:
- the LOC108332209 gene encoding protein NRT1/ PTR FAMILY 6.3, which yields MNTPSETQKKTIIDAWDYKGHPAQRSKTGGWVAAAMILGVEASERLTTMGVAVNLVTYLTGTMHLGSANSANTVTNFMGTSFMLCLFGGFVADTFIGRYLTIAIFAAVQATGVTILTISTIVPSLHPPKCVRSATRRCEPASNMQLLVLYLALYTTSLGIGGLKSSVSGFGTDQFDESDKGEKNQMIKFFNWFVFFISLGTLTAVTVLVYIQDHIGRYWGYGISVCAILVALTVFLSGSRRYRFKKLVGSPLTQIAMVLVAAWRKRHMELPSDASLLFNLDDVADETLRKQKQMLPHSKQFRFLDKAAIKDPKTDGQEITMERKWYLSTLTDVEEVKMVQRMLPVWATTIMFWTIYAQMTTFSVSQATTMDRHIGNSFQIPAASLTVFFVASILLTVPIYDRIIAPIAKKVTKNPQGLTPLQRMGVGLVFSIFAMVAAALTEIKRLRVASAHGLTHKHNAVVPISVFWLVPQFFFVGSGEAFTYIGQLDFFLRECPKGMKTMSTGLFLSTLSLGFFLSSLLVTLVHKATRNREPWLADNLNEGKLHHFYWLLAVLSGVNLVVYLFCAKGYVYKDKRLAEAGIELEEAGTVSHA from the exons ATGAACACTCCCTCTGAAACACAGAAGAAAACCATCATAGATGCCTGGGACTATAAAGGTCATCCAGCCCAGAGGTCCAAAACTGGTGGTTGGGTTGCTGCCGCCATGATTTTAG GAGTGGAAGCAAGTGAGAGGTTAACGACAATGGGCGTTGCCGTGAATCTGGTGACATATTTAACTGGCACCATGCATTTGGGCAGTGCTAATTCTGCCAACACGGTCACCAACTTCATGGGAACATCTTTCATGCTCTGTTTATTCGGTGGTTTTGTAGCTGACACTTTTATCGGCAG ATACCTCACTATTGCCATCTTCGCAGCGGTTCAAGCAACT GGTGTTACAATATTGACAATATCAACCATAGTCCCAAGCCTGCATCCTCCAAAATGTGTAAGATCTGCTACGAGACGTTGCGAGCCCGCAAGCAACATGCAGCTATTGGTGCTCTACCTAGCTCTTTACACCACATCCCTTGGCATTGGTGGGTTGAAATCCAGTGTGTCAGGGTTTGGCACCGATCAGTTCGATGAATCAGACAAAGGGGAGAAAAATCAGATGATAAAATTCTTCAACTGGTTCGTGTTCTTCATAAGTTTGGGGACTCTGACAGCAGTTACCGTTCTGGTGTACATTCAAGATCACATAGGGAGGTATTGGGGTTATGGGATAAGTGTGTGCGCTATTCTGGTGGCACTTACGGTGTTCTTGTCTGGTTCAAGGAGGTACCGCTTCAAGAAACTGGTGGGGAGTCCCCTGACGCAGATTGCGATGGTGTTGGTCGCAGCTTGGAGGAAGAGGCACATGGAATTGCCCTCTGATGCGTCCTTGTTGTTCAACTTGGATGATGTTGCAGATGAAACTCTCAGAAAGCAGAAGCAGATGTTGCCCCATAGCAAACAGTTCAG GTTCTTGGACAAGGCAGCAATCAAGGACCCAAAAACAGATGGCCAAGAAATCACCATGGAGAGGAAGTGGTATCTCTCAACCCTAACAGACGTTGAAGAAGTTAAAATGGTACAGAGAATGCTACCCGTGTGGGCCACCACCATCATGTTTTGGACTATCTACGCCCAAATGACAACGTTCTCGGTATCACAGGCCACCACCATGGACCGGCACATCGGAAACTCCTTCCAAATTCCCGCAGCATCACTTACAGTCTTCTTTGTGGCAAGCATTCTCCTTACAGTCCCCATCTACGACCGCATCATTGCTCCCATAGccaaaaaagtaacaaaaaatcCACAGGGACTAACCCCTTTGCAACGCATGGGCGTAGGGTTGGTGTTTTCAATCTTTGCCATGGTGGCTGCAGCACTCACTGAAATAAAACGCCTGAGAGTGGCAAGTGCTCACGGTTTAACACACAAACACAATGCTGTGGTTCCCATAAGCGTGTTCTGGTTGGTCCCACAGTTCTTCTTTGTGGGGTCGGGAGAGGCCTTTACATACATAGGGCAGCTAGATTTTTTCCTGAGGGAGTGTCCAAAGGGGATGAAGACTATGAGTACAGGATTGTTCTTGAGCACGTTGTCTTTAGGGTTTTTTCTTAGTTCCTTGTTGGTAACTTTGGTGCACAAGGCCACGCGTAACCGTGAACCATGGCTTGCGGACAACCTTAATGAGGGGAAACTGCACCACTTCTACTGGTTACTGGCGGTGCTGAGTGGTGTGAATTTGGTGGTGTATTTGTTTTGTGCAAAGGGCTATGTTTACAAGGACAAGAGGCTCGCAGAAGCAGGCATAGAGTTGGAGGAAGCTGGCACTGTTTCCCATGCTTAG